A single genomic interval of Arthrobacter sp. NicSoilB8 harbors:
- a CDS encoding DoxX family protein, with the protein MNQPALTTTARTILRVITGFLFAAHGWQKFNEFTIAGTQAAFTQMGVPAAQAAAPVVATLELVGGVALILGVLTRVFAALLAVDMLGALILVHAGAGVFVATGGYELVLILAAAALAVALVGAGNASVDKALFGRSNSKLSVLA; encoded by the coding sequence ATGAACCAGCCCGCACTGACCACCACCGCCCGGACCATCCTCCGTGTCATCACGGGATTCCTGTTCGCCGCTCACGGCTGGCAGAAGTTCAACGAGTTCACCATCGCCGGCACCCAGGCAGCTTTCACCCAGATGGGAGTCCCGGCGGCCCAGGCGGCGGCTCCCGTGGTCGCCACCCTCGAACTCGTCGGCGGCGTCGCACTGATCCTGGGCGTGCTCACCCGCGTGTTTGCAGCCCTCCTCGCGGTGGACATGCTCGGCGCCCTGATCCTGGTCCACGCCGGCGCCGGCGTCTTCGTCGCGACCGGCGGCTATGAGCTCGTCCTGATCCTGGCGGCAGCCGCCCTCGCCGTGGCTCTCGTCGGCGCCGGCAACGCCTCGGTGGACAAGGCGCTCTTCGGCCGCAGCAACTCGAAGCTCAGCGTCCTCGCGTAA
- the dnaB gene encoding replicative DNA helicase, which yields MSVTHLDSVEGTRGAEGSRKPPQDIPAEQSVLGGMMLSKDAIADVVEILRGQDFYRPAHETIYEAIIDLYGRGEPADAVTVSDELTKRGEINRIGGPAYLHELIQTVPTAANAGYYAEIVGERAVLRRLVNAGTKIVQLGYGQDGEVEDLVNQAQAEVYAVAERRTAEDYVVLKDVMESTVDEIEASGHRGEGMVGVPTGFYELDELTHGLHPGQMIVIAARPAVGKSTFALDFARSAAIKNNLATVMFSLEMGRNEIAMRLLSAEATIGLQDLRKGTIKDEQWSKIATTMGRMNDAPLFIDDSPNMSLMEIRAKCRRLKQQHDLKLVILDYLQLMSSGKKVESRQQEVSEFSRALKLLAKELQVPVIALSQLNRGSEQRQDKRPMVSDLRESGSIEQDADMVILLHREDVYDKESPRAGEADILIAKHRNGPTKDIVVAFQGHYSRFANMAADAGGGGGF from the coding sequence TTGTCAGTTACGCATCTGGACTCAGTCGAGGGCACGCGGGGCGCCGAGGGCAGCCGCAAGCCTCCGCAGGACATCCCCGCGGAGCAGTCCGTCTTGGGCGGCATGATGCTGTCCAAGGACGCCATCGCCGACGTCGTCGAGATCCTGCGCGGCCAGGACTTCTACCGTCCGGCCCACGAAACCATCTATGAGGCCATCATTGACCTCTACGGCCGCGGTGAACCCGCCGATGCCGTGACGGTCTCGGACGAGCTGACCAAGCGCGGCGAAATCAACAGGATTGGTGGACCCGCCTACCTGCATGAACTCATCCAGACCGTCCCCACAGCGGCCAACGCCGGGTACTACGCCGAAATTGTGGGCGAACGCGCCGTTCTGCGCCGCCTTGTCAACGCCGGAACCAAGATCGTCCAGCTCGGGTACGGACAGGACGGCGAAGTCGAAGACCTCGTCAACCAGGCCCAGGCCGAGGTCTATGCCGTGGCAGAGCGCCGCACCGCCGAGGACTATGTGGTCCTCAAGGACGTCATGGAGTCCACGGTGGACGAAATCGAGGCGTCGGGGCACCGCGGCGAAGGCATGGTGGGCGTCCCCACCGGATTCTATGAGCTTGATGAACTGACCCACGGCCTGCACCCGGGCCAGATGATCGTCATCGCCGCGCGCCCCGCCGTCGGTAAGTCCACGTTCGCGCTGGACTTCGCCCGCTCGGCTGCCATTAAGAACAACCTCGCCACCGTCATGTTCTCCCTCGAAATGGGCCGCAACGAAATCGCCATGCGCCTGCTGTCCGCCGAGGCCACGATCGGTCTTCAGGACCTCCGTAAGGGCACCATCAAGGACGAGCAGTGGTCCAAAATCGCCACCACCATGGGCCGCATGAACGATGCCCCGCTGTTCATCGATGACAGCCCCAACATGTCGCTGATGGAAATCCGTGCCAAGTGCCGGCGCCTGAAGCAGCAGCATGACCTCAAGCTCGTGATTTTGGACTACCTGCAGCTCATGAGCTCGGGCAAGAAGGTGGAGTCCCGCCAGCAGGAAGTCTCCGAGTTCTCCCGTGCGCTCAAGCTCCTGGCCAAGGAACTCCAGGTGCCGGTGATCGCACTGTCGCAGCTGAACCGTGGCTCGGAGCAGCGCCAGGACAAGCGGCCCATGGTCTCGGATCTGCGCGAATCCGGTTCCATCGAGCAGGACGCCGACATGGTGATCCTGCTTCACCGTGAAGACGTTTACGACAAGGAGTCGCCGCGAGCCGGCGAGGCCGATATCCTGATCGCCAAGCACCGTAACGGCCCCACGAAGGACATTGTTGTGGCCTTCCAGGGCCACTATTCGCGGTTTGCCAACATGGCCGCCGACGCCGGAGGCGGCGGCGGCTTCTAG
- a CDS encoding MATE family efflux transporter: MPASPPLSETLPPSAGHRREILRLAVPAFGALIAEPLFLLADSAIVGHLGVAELAGVGLASAVLHTAVGLMVFLAYSTTPAVARAIGNGQLAKALAAGRDGVWLALILGIILAAAGFLAAGPLLELMGARGEVHGFAVDYLRGSMPGLVAMLLIFAGTGVLRGLQDTRTPLAVAAAGFTLNIALNLVLVYGLGWSVTGSAVGTSIAQWAMAAVYVLIVRRNARNDGVSLLPDWRGIRAMTKVGSWLMLRTLSLRIAILATVVVVTAQGPVNLAAHQLAMTVFTFFAFALDALAIAAQALIGKELGAARPEAARTLTRTMTRWGIGFGVLTGILLGAAAPWAGALFTADADVRAALTLALWVLAAGQPLAGYVFVLDGVLIGAGDARYLAVAGVVNLAAYLPLLLAVRYSGAGAGTGLLWLWAAFSLGYMAARALTLGLRARTDRWMVLGAQ, encoded by the coding sequence GTGCCTGCTTCCCCTCCGCTGTCCGAGACCCTGCCGCCCTCTGCGGGGCACCGGCGGGAGATTCTCCGCCTCGCCGTGCCCGCGTTCGGTGCGCTCATCGCCGAACCGCTGTTCCTGCTCGCCGACTCGGCCATCGTGGGCCATCTGGGAGTGGCCGAGCTTGCCGGCGTCGGGCTGGCCTCGGCGGTGCTGCACACCGCCGTCGGGCTCATGGTGTTCCTCGCATACTCCACGACGCCGGCAGTGGCACGGGCGATCGGCAACGGCCAGCTGGCCAAGGCCCTCGCCGCCGGACGGGACGGGGTCTGGCTGGCACTGATACTCGGGATCATCCTGGCGGCCGCGGGGTTCCTGGCCGCCGGGCCGCTCCTGGAGCTGATGGGTGCCCGCGGCGAGGTCCATGGATTCGCCGTGGACTATCTGCGCGGGTCCATGCCCGGCCTCGTGGCGATGCTGCTGATCTTTGCGGGCACCGGAGTGCTGCGCGGGCTCCAGGACACCCGGACCCCCCTGGCCGTTGCCGCTGCGGGCTTCACCCTGAATATCGCGCTGAACCTGGTCCTGGTCTACGGGCTGGGCTGGTCCGTGACCGGGTCGGCGGTTGGCACAAGCATCGCGCAGTGGGCCATGGCGGCCGTCTATGTGCTGATCGTCCGGCGCAACGCCCGCAACGACGGGGTGTCCCTGCTGCCGGACTGGCGCGGCATCCGGGCCATGACCAAGGTGGGCTCCTGGCTGATGCTGCGCACGCTCAGCCTCCGTATCGCGATTCTCGCCACGGTGGTGGTAGTCACTGCCCAGGGCCCCGTCAATCTCGCCGCGCACCAGCTGGCCATGACCGTCTTCACGTTCTTCGCCTTCGCCCTGGACGCCCTCGCGATCGCGGCCCAGGCCCTGATTGGCAAGGAGCTCGGCGCGGCCCGGCCCGAGGCGGCACGCACGCTGACGCGCACCATGACGCGGTGGGGGATCGGGTTTGGCGTCCTGACCGGGATCCTCCTCGGCGCGGCGGCGCCGTGGGCCGGCGCCCTCTTCACCGCCGACGCCGACGTCCGGGCCGCGCTCACGCTCGCCCTGTGGGTGCTTGCCGCCGGGCAGCCGCTCGCCGGGTACGTCTTCGTCCTGGACGGCGTCCTCATCGGGGCGGGCGACGCCCGCTATCTCGCGGTCGCCGGCGTCGTCAATCTCGCCGCCTACCTGCCGCTGCTGCTGGCCGTGCGGTATTCCGGCGCCGGCGCCGGCACGGGTTTGCTCTGGCTCTGGGCCGCCTTTTCCCTAGGCTACATGGCGGCGCGGGCGCTGACCCTGGGTCTCCGCGCCCGGACGGACCGCTGGATGGTCCTTGGCGCACAGTGA
- a CDS encoding DUF2277 domain-containing protein, with translation MCRNIRTLHNFEPHATTAEVEAAALQYVRKISGSTKPSKANEEAFNRAVHEIAHATQHLLDSLVTHAPAKDRAEEAAKAKAKAAVRYGAA, from the coding sequence ATGTGCCGAAATATCCGGACCCTCCACAATTTTGAACCCCACGCAACCACCGCCGAGGTGGAGGCCGCGGCGCTGCAGTACGTGCGCAAGATCAGTGGCAGCACCAAGCCGTCCAAGGCCAACGAAGAGGCCTTCAACCGGGCTGTCCATGAGATTGCGCACGCCACGCAGCACCTGCTCGACTCCCTGGTGACCCATGCCCCCGCAAAAGACCGCGCGGAGGAAGCGGCCAAGGCCAAAGCCAAGGCTGCCGTCCGCTACGGCGCGGCTTGA
- a CDS encoding zf-TFIIB domain-containing protein — translation MKCPVDSIDLIMSERSGVEIDYCPQCRGVWLDRGELDKIIDRVAESLGPAAAVPAGPQPPAPLPPAAFPPTPPGHIPPPLYNLDPRRQDRRPDDRRYDDRRYDEPRDRPRRDKSGYDQPGYDQPRYDDRRRPKKKEGWLGDLFDF, via the coding sequence ATGAAGTGTCCCGTGGATTCTATTGACCTGATCATGAGTGAACGCAGCGGCGTGGAGATTGACTATTGCCCGCAATGCCGCGGAGTGTGGCTGGACCGGGGCGAGCTGGACAAGATCATCGACCGGGTTGCGGAGTCCTTGGGCCCGGCAGCGGCCGTCCCCGCGGGCCCGCAGCCGCCAGCACCGCTGCCGCCCGCAGCGTTCCCACCTACGCCACCCGGCCACATCCCGCCGCCGCTGTACAACCTCGACCCGCGTCGGCAAGACCGGCGTCCGGATGACCGCCGCTATGACGACCGCCGGTACGATGAGCCCCGCGACCGTCCGCGCCGTGACAAATCGGGCTATGACCAGCCGGGGTATGACCAGCCGCGGTATGACGACCGCCGCCGTCCCAAGAAGAAGGAAGGCTGGCTGGGGGACCTGTTCGACTTCTAG
- a CDS encoding EamA family transporter: MASGLGIALFSSAVFGLSGSFAKALLETGWTPGAAVTARLTGAALILAVPAIPALRGRWHQLKDNWLTILLFGLIGVAACQLFYFNAVSRLSVGVALLLEYLAPVIIVLWLWVASRKRPRPLTIAGTLLSLGGLILVLDLTGAVKIDLIGVLWGIAAAVCLAIYFFITARENDTLPPIVLASSGLMVGAAVMWLAAATGLVPMAFSTADTRLGPWVTPWWVSLGGLVVLATVLAYVSGIVAARALGSKVASFVSLTEVLFAVIWAWLLLGELPGTIQLLGGLLIVGGVVLVRVDELRSSSGTGAAMPAVLDHANDFEPVP, encoded by the coding sequence ATGGCCTCGGGCCTGGGCATCGCCCTGTTTTCGTCAGCGGTGTTCGGGCTCTCCGGATCCTTCGCCAAGGCGCTCTTGGAAACGGGATGGACACCCGGCGCGGCCGTCACGGCACGGCTCACCGGCGCCGCCCTGATCCTGGCGGTTCCCGCCATCCCCGCGCTGCGCGGCCGCTGGCACCAGCTCAAGGACAACTGGCTGACCATCCTGCTTTTCGGCCTCATCGGGGTCGCCGCGTGCCAGCTGTTCTACTTCAACGCCGTGTCCCGGCTGTCCGTAGGGGTTGCCCTCCTGCTGGAGTATCTTGCACCCGTCATCATCGTGCTCTGGTTGTGGGTCGCGAGCCGGAAGCGTCCCCGCCCGCTGACCATCGCCGGCACGCTCCTGTCGCTGGGCGGCCTCATCCTGGTCCTGGACCTCACGGGCGCGGTGAAGATTGATCTGATCGGCGTGCTGTGGGGGATTGCGGCCGCCGTCTGCCTCGCGATCTACTTCTTCATCACTGCCAGGGAAAACGACACCCTCCCGCCTATCGTGCTGGCCTCCAGCGGACTGATGGTCGGTGCCGCGGTGATGTGGCTCGCTGCCGCCACCGGGCTGGTGCCGATGGCCTTCAGCACGGCCGACACCCGGCTGGGGCCCTGGGTCACCCCCTGGTGGGTCTCGCTCGGCGGCCTGGTGGTGCTGGCCACGGTCCTGGCGTACGTGTCCGGAATTGTCGCCGCGCGGGCGCTCGGATCCAAGGTGGCGTCCTTCGTCTCGCTGACCGAAGTGCTCTTCGCCGTCATCTGGGCCTGGCTCCTGCTCGGGGAACTTCCCGGGACCATCCAGCTGCTCGGCGGGCTCCTGATTGTCGGCGGCGTGGTCCTGGTCCGGGTGGACGAGCTCCGGTCCTCGTCGGGCACCGGCGCGGCCATGCCGGCAGTGCTGGACCACGCGAACGACTTCGAGCCCGTGCCGTAG
- a CDS encoding acyl-CoA thioesterase, producing the protein MSENAPNSVTLRFLAAPTDVGHSGSVDAGTVLEWVDKAAYAAAVGWAKSYCVTAYVGNIHFADPVNSGDMVEVEATIVYTGRSSMHIRTVVSSGDPKGGPATMRSQCIVIFVAVGADGKPIPVPQFEPATPAEIGQRDDALARIKVREDIVQAMSGQEYTDAGTAERVVLRFMAAPTDVNWGGKVHGGIVMKWIDEAAYVCASRYCGMDTVAVFSGGVRFYRPLLIGHVVEVEARLVYTGTKGMHIAVHVRSGDPKGRELNLTTYCLTVMVARDETGTSVPIPQWVPVSEEDKRLHAHARELLEIRGRAPGNRLPNHLLAAGNG; encoded by the coding sequence ATGAGCGAGAACGCGCCCAATTCCGTGACCCTGCGCTTCCTGGCGGCTCCCACCGACGTCGGCCACAGCGGCTCGGTCGACGCCGGCACCGTACTGGAGTGGGTGGACAAGGCGGCCTACGCCGCCGCCGTTGGCTGGGCGAAGTCCTACTGCGTGACCGCCTATGTGGGCAACATCCACTTCGCGGATCCGGTCAACAGCGGCGACATGGTGGAGGTTGAGGCCACGATCGTCTACACCGGACGGTCCTCGATGCACATCCGCACCGTGGTCTCCTCGGGTGATCCGAAGGGCGGCCCTGCCACCATGCGCAGCCAGTGCATTGTGATCTTCGTGGCCGTGGGCGCCGACGGCAAGCCTATTCCGGTGCCGCAGTTTGAACCGGCGACCCCGGCCGAGATCGGGCAGCGGGACGACGCACTGGCCCGGATCAAGGTCCGCGAAGACATCGTCCAGGCCATGAGCGGACAGGAATATACCGATGCCGGCACGGCAGAGCGCGTGGTGCTGCGGTTCATGGCGGCGCCCACGGACGTGAACTGGGGCGGCAAGGTCCACGGCGGCATCGTGATGAAGTGGATTGACGAGGCCGCCTACGTCTGCGCCTCCCGCTACTGCGGCATGGACACCGTGGCCGTGTTCTCCGGCGGCGTGCGGTTCTACCGCCCGCTGCTGATCGGCCACGTGGTGGAAGTGGAGGCCCGGCTGGTCTACACCGGAACAAAGGGCATGCACATCGCCGTCCATGTCCGCTCGGGAGATCCCAAGGGGCGCGAGCTGAACCTCACCACCTATTGCCTGACGGTCATGGTGGCCCGGGACGAGACCGGCACCTCGGTCCCGATCCCGCAGTGGGTGCCGGTGTCCGAGGAGGACAAGCGGCTGCATGCCCACGCCCGCGAGCTGCTGGAAATCCGCGGGCGGGCGCCCGGGAACCGGCTGCCCAACCACCTGCTCGCGGCAGGCAACGGCTAG
- a CDS encoding heavy metal translocating P-type ATPase, which yields MVNEQLLDQAGSRVIDLDIEGMTCASCVSRVERKLGKLDGVEATVNLPLESAHVRVPAAITDDQITATVAAAGYKATIRSPRHPANVADPLEIPAAQPSVNGRVTGDGIEGATPPGEQPVSKTAAVLRPRLIVAAVLTVPVFAISMIPVFQFPNWGWVAGALALPVVAWAAWPFHRAAAINARHMASTMDTLVSIGVIAAFAFSAGQLLADPRLTEHPAMEGMGSGGLYFEVASVVTTFLLLGRYLEAGAKRRAGDALKALLSLGAKDATVLRNGREEQIPAGQLTVGEVMVVRPGEKIATDGVVLDGSSAVDASLVTGESVPVEVGPDSLVTGATINTSGRLLVRATRVGSETTLAQMGRLVSAAQTGKAPIARLADRISAVFVPVVLAVAALTFGAWLLAAGPAAGPDEVRAAFTAAVAVLVIACPCALGLATPVGLLTGTGRGAQLGILIKGPQVLEDTRTVDTILLDKTGTVTTGRLAVDGVQSFGPHSEAEVLRLAGAVEDASEHPIARAIAASALSAERRNNGSGSLPAVAGFRSAPGGGVQGTVEGRRVTAGRSGWLQTNGIAPEAAQLQALAAAEGSGATAIWLAVDGEPAGIISLRDTLKPGSAAAISRLRGLGLRPILLTGDNAAVAAQVAAAVGIAAEDVFAGVLPEGKVEAVRKLQSAGATVAMAGDGVNDAAALAQADLGIAMGSGTDVAIEAADLTVMGNDLGQVAQAIELSRRTLATIKTNLFWAFFYNAVGIPVAALGLLNPMIAGAAMAASSVLVVANSLRLRSFGR from the coding sequence GTGGTGAACGAGCAGTTGCTGGACCAGGCCGGAAGCCGTGTTATCGACCTCGATATCGAGGGCATGACCTGCGCCTCCTGCGTCAGCCGGGTCGAACGCAAGCTCGGAAAGCTCGACGGCGTGGAGGCCACCGTCAACCTCCCGCTCGAGTCCGCCCATGTCAGGGTCCCCGCGGCCATCACGGACGATCAAATCACGGCCACTGTCGCCGCCGCCGGATACAAGGCCACCATCCGGTCCCCCCGGCACCCGGCTAATGTGGCTGACCCCCTCGAAATCCCGGCCGCACAGCCTTCGGTCAACGGACGGGTGACCGGTGACGGCATCGAGGGTGCCACGCCCCCGGGTGAGCAGCCTGTATCGAAAACCGCAGCCGTGCTCCGCCCGCGGCTCATCGTGGCCGCCGTCCTCACCGTCCCGGTGTTCGCGATCTCCATGATCCCAGTGTTCCAGTTCCCGAACTGGGGCTGGGTGGCCGGGGCACTGGCGCTGCCGGTGGTCGCGTGGGCGGCGTGGCCGTTTCACCGGGCGGCGGCCATCAACGCGCGGCACATGGCCTCGACAATGGACACCCTGGTTTCCATTGGCGTGATCGCAGCCTTCGCGTTCTCCGCGGGGCAGCTTCTGGCAGACCCGCGCCTGACCGAGCACCCGGCGATGGAAGGCATGGGCTCCGGCGGCCTCTATTTCGAGGTCGCGTCCGTAGTGACCACGTTCCTGCTGCTGGGGCGCTATCTGGAGGCCGGCGCCAAGCGCAGGGCAGGCGATGCCCTCAAGGCCCTGCTCAGCCTTGGCGCCAAGGACGCCACAGTGCTGCGCAACGGCCGTGAGGAACAGATCCCCGCCGGGCAATTGACGGTGGGAGAGGTGATGGTTGTCCGTCCGGGCGAAAAGATCGCCACGGACGGCGTGGTCCTGGACGGCTCCTCGGCCGTGGACGCCTCGCTGGTGACCGGAGAATCCGTGCCGGTGGAGGTTGGTCCGGACAGCCTGGTCACCGGCGCCACGATCAACACCTCGGGCCGCCTCCTGGTCCGCGCCACCCGCGTCGGTTCCGAAACCACCCTGGCCCAGATGGGACGTCTTGTCTCCGCGGCGCAGACCGGAAAGGCCCCCATCGCCCGGCTCGCTGACCGGATCAGCGCCGTCTTCGTCCCCGTCGTCCTCGCCGTCGCGGCCCTGACCTTCGGCGCCTGGCTGCTGGCCGCCGGCCCGGCCGCCGGCCCCGACGAGGTCCGCGCCGCCTTCACCGCCGCCGTCGCCGTGCTCGTCATTGCCTGCCCCTGCGCCCTGGGGCTGGCCACGCCCGTGGGGCTGCTGACGGGAACCGGCCGGGGCGCCCAGCTCGGCATACTCATCAAGGGGCCGCAGGTCCTCGAGGATACCCGGACTGTGGACACGATCCTGCTGGACAAGACCGGGACGGTCACCACCGGCCGCCTTGCCGTGGACGGCGTCCAAAGCTTCGGACCGCACAGCGAAGCCGAGGTGCTGCGCCTCGCAGGGGCCGTGGAGGACGCCTCCGAGCACCCGATCGCCCGGGCCATCGCAGCTTCGGCACTCTCGGCTGAGCGCCGGAACAACGGCTCCGGCTCCCTTCCCGCCGTCGCCGGCTTCCGCTCTGCGCCGGGTGGCGGAGTCCAGGGAACCGTCGAGGGCCGGCGTGTGACGGCCGGCCGTTCGGGCTGGCTGCAGACGAACGGCATCGCTCCCGAGGCCGCGCAGCTGCAGGCCCTTGCTGCCGCAGAAGGCTCCGGGGCCACCGCGATCTGGCTCGCCGTGGACGGGGAGCCCGCCGGCATCATTAGCCTGAGGGATACGCTCAAGCCAGGCTCCGCGGCCGCGATCTCGCGGCTCCGCGGCCTCGGTCTCCGGCCGATCCTCCTGACCGGGGACAACGCCGCCGTCGCCGCCCAGGTGGCAGCCGCCGTCGGCATCGCTGCGGAGGATGTGTTCGCCGGTGTGCTGCCCGAGGGCAAGGTCGAGGCGGTGCGGAAGCTGCAGTCCGCCGGAGCCACGGTGGCCATGGCCGGCGACGGCGTCAATGACGCCGCTGCGCTGGCCCAGGCGGACCTCGGCATCGCCATGGGCTCCGGCACGGACGTTGCCATCGAGGCCGCCGACCTGACAGTCATGGGCAACGATCTCGGGCAGGTGGCGCAGGCGATCGAGCTGTCCCGCAGGACGCTGGCCACCATCAAGACCAACCTTTTCTGGGCCTTCTTCTACAACGCCGTGGGCATTCCGGTGGCGGCCCTGGGCCTGCTCAACCCGATGATCGCCGGCGCCGCGATGGCCGCAAGCTCCGTGCTGGTCGTGGCCAACTCGCTGCGGCTGCGCAGTTTCGGCAGGTAG
- a CDS encoding CGNR zinc finger domain-containing protein encodes MVFAPDTEVALRSVVNLINTAANGEEHLATAKDLDAFLEAEGFTGSRTRDEAELASVRRLRGELAELWLADETTAAETVNRLLREAHALPQLVKHDPWDWHLHATTPEAPLADRMSTEAAMAIVDVIRSKEMDRLLVCAADDCDAVVLDLSRNRSKRYCDTGNCANRAHVAAYRARKAVS; translated from the coding sequence ATGGTTTTTGCCCCTGACACGGAAGTTGCCCTGCGCTCCGTGGTTAACCTCATCAACACCGCGGCCAACGGCGAGGAACATTTGGCCACCGCAAAGGATCTGGATGCCTTCCTTGAGGCTGAGGGCTTCACCGGGTCCCGGACCCGGGACGAGGCGGAACTGGCCAGCGTGCGGCGGCTGCGCGGCGAGCTTGCCGAGCTCTGGCTCGCGGACGAGACGACTGCCGCGGAGACGGTCAACCGGCTGCTCCGGGAGGCCCATGCGCTCCCCCAACTGGTCAAGCACGATCCCTGGGACTGGCATCTGCATGCCACCACTCCGGAGGCCCCGCTGGCAGACCGGATGAGCACGGAGGCGGCCATGGCAATCGTTGACGTCATCCGCAGCAAGGAAATGGACCGCCTGCTGGTGTGCGCCGCGGACGACTGCGACGCCGTCGTACTCGATCTGAGCCGCAACCGCTCGAAGCGGTACTGCGACACCGGGAACTGCGCCAACCGCGCGCACGTGGCCGCATACCGGGCGAGGAAGGCAGTGTCCTGA
- a CDS encoding FMN reductase codes for METRRITVISAGLGVPSSSRLLADQLAASAERQLAAAGYAVDIEVVELRDLAVDIANNFVTGYAAPKLAEVITGVEASDGVIAVSPVFSASYSGLFKSFIDVLDPKSLEGKAVLLGATAGTDRHQMVLDFAMRPLFTYLRTRIAATAVFAGPQDWGNNDDGGSPLSVRVDRAAGEFVGLLQDAGPQRKPAPLESLPFEQLLAGISAQR; via the coding sequence GTGGAAACCCGCCGTATCACCGTTATTTCCGCCGGACTCGGCGTCCCCTCATCGAGCCGCCTGCTGGCGGATCAGCTGGCGGCGTCGGCCGAGCGGCAGCTCGCCGCGGCCGGCTACGCCGTGGACATCGAGGTCGTGGAATTGCGGGACCTCGCCGTGGACATCGCCAACAACTTTGTAACCGGCTATGCGGCCCCAAAGCTGGCTGAAGTGATCACAGGCGTCGAAGCCTCCGACGGCGTCATCGCCGTCAGTCCCGTGTTCAGCGCCTCCTACAGCGGGCTCTTCAAGTCCTTCATCGACGTGCTCGATCCCAAGTCGCTGGAGGGCAAGGCTGTTCTTCTCGGGGCCACCGCCGGCACGGACAGGCACCAGATGGTGCTGGACTTTGCGATGCGGCCGCTCTTCACCTACCTGCGCACCCGCATCGCCGCCACCGCGGTCTTCGCCGGGCCCCAGGACTGGGGGAACAACGACGACGGCGGCTCACCGCTGTCGGTCCGGGTGGACCGGGCGGCGGGGGAGTTTGTCGGCCTGCTGCAGGACGCGGGGCCCCAGCGGAAGCCGGCCCCGCTGGAGTCACTGCCGTTTGAGCAGCTGCTCGCCGGGATCTCCGCCCAGCGATAG
- a CDS encoding DUF1801 domain-containing protein has protein sequence MAENKTQTTGASVEDFLAAVEHPVRRGDGLRLLALMSRTTGRPAEMWGPTIVGFGRYHYKYESGREGDSPAVGFSPRKSSLSLYGLTYGLEAAELLGSLGKHKTGAGCLYVNKLDDVDEAVLAELIRFGYRYVTTVLHQG, from the coding sequence ATGGCTGAAAACAAGACCCAGACAACCGGCGCGTCCGTGGAGGACTTCCTCGCCGCCGTCGAGCATCCGGTCCGGCGCGGGGACGGGCTGCGCCTCCTGGCGCTGATGTCCAGGACCACGGGCCGGCCGGCGGAAATGTGGGGCCCGACGATTGTGGGATTCGGCCGCTACCACTACAAATACGAGAGCGGACGGGAGGGAGACTCCCCCGCGGTCGGGTTCTCGCCCAGGAAGTCCAGCCTCTCCCTCTACGGCCTCACGTACGGGCTGGAAGCCGCCGAACTGCTCGGCAGCCTCGGGAAGCACAAGACCGGCGCCGGGTGCCTGTACGTCAACAAGCTCGACGACGTCGACGAGGCCGTGCTGGCGGAACTGATCCGGTTCGGCTACCGGTACGTCACCACGGTGCTGCACCAGGGCTAG
- a CDS encoding PhzF family phenazine biosynthesis protein, which produces MNPGPAAAPRLRPFNQVDVFSAEPYRGNPLAVVGDAEGLATETMQRFANWTNLAETAFLLPPTHPEADYQVRIFTGSEEFPFAGHPTLGSAHAWLEAGGIPKQDGVVVQECGAGLVRLRRDGGRLAFAAPPLTRSGAVAEEDLVRIAAGLGLPREALLDASWLVNGPDWIGVLLESAEQVLGVRPDYAAMAGLKAGVIGPHRDGSAVDFEVRTFVPGDAAAEDPVTGSFNAGAAQWLIGSGRAPESYVAAQGTALGRAGRIYVDAVGADIWVGGDSVSCIEGWVLL; this is translated from the coding sequence GTGAACCCCGGTCCCGCCGCCGCGCCCCGCCTTCGTCCCTTCAACCAGGTGGACGTCTTCTCCGCCGAGCCCTACCGCGGAAATCCGCTGGCCGTCGTCGGCGATGCCGAGGGCCTCGCGACGGAGACGATGCAGCGGTTCGCCAACTGGACCAACCTTGCGGAGACAGCCTTCCTGCTGCCGCCCACACACCCCGAGGCCGACTACCAGGTGCGGATCTTCACCGGCAGCGAAGAATTTCCCTTCGCCGGTCATCCCACCCTGGGCTCAGCCCACGCCTGGCTCGAGGCGGGCGGCATCCCGAAGCAGGACGGTGTGGTGGTCCAGGAGTGCGGGGCCGGGCTGGTGAGGCTCAGGCGCGACGGCGGACGCCTCGCGTTCGCGGCCCCGCCGCTGACCCGCTCGGGGGCCGTGGCGGAGGAGGATCTGGTGCGCATCGCAGCCGGCCTGGGGCTGCCCCGAGAAGCGCTGCTGGACGCGTCCTGGCTGGTCAACGGCCCGGACTGGATTGGCGTGCTGCTGGAATCGGCGGAGCAGGTGCTGGGCGTCCGCCCGGACTATGCGGCCATGGCGGGCCTCAAGGCCGGCGTTATCGGGCCGCACCGTGACGGATCCGCCGTCGACTTCGAGGTGCGCACCTTCGTCCCGGGCGACGCCGCCGCGGAAGACCCCGTCACGGGCAGCTTCAACGCAGGTGCGGCCCAATGGCTAATCGGCAGCGGACGGGCCCCGGAGTCCTACGTCGCAGCGCAGGGGACCGCACTGGGCCGGGCCGGCCGGATCTATGTCGATGCCGTCGGGGCGGACATCTGGGTGGGCGGAGATTCCGTGAGCTGCATCGAAGGCTGGGTCCTGCTCTGA